The genome window CGCCCGCTTCACCTTGCTGTGCCCATTAGGGTACTCGAGCCAGATGTCGCCATGCACGATGTTGATGCCGCTCTTGCCGCGCACCGCGCCCATGGCGCGCTCCACGCTGTGCGGTGCGTACCAGTCATCCGCATTGATCAGCCCCACCCATTCGCCGGTGCAGAGCGCCACACCCTTGTTCATGCCGTCGTAGATGCCCTTGTCACGCGCGCTCTCCCAATAGGAAAGCCGGTCCTCATAGCGGCGAATGATCTCCAGCGTGCCATCGGTGCTTCCGCCATCGACGATGATGTACTCGATGTTCGGGTACGATTGCGCCAGCACGCTCTGGATGGTGCGCTCAAGCGTGGCCGCTCCGTTGAATACGACTGTCACGATGCTCACCAGGGGCGCATCAGCGCGCTGTTCGGGAGCGATCCCGCGCGTGCGCTGCCCTCCGTGCAGTAAGGCGTCCATTGCGGCAAAGGTCAACCGTGCATTGCGTTGCCTGCTCCAGGGGCGCACAGGGCTTTCAACAGGTCGGCGGTGATGCGGCAGGCCCACCTGTAACTTCATCCGCCTTCGCGCGTCACACCCTCAGGCACCGGCTCCCTCCCCGATGACCATCGCTGAATTCAACGCCGCCGTGGACGCGCATGCCGATGGCCTGTACCGCTTCGCTTTGAAGCACCTGCGCGATGCTGATCACGCGAAGGATGTGGTTCAGGAGAGCTTCGC of Flavobacteriales bacterium contains these proteins:
- a CDS encoding glycosyltransferase, with product MKLQVGLPHHRRPVESPVRPWSRQRNARLTFAAMDALLHGGQRTRGIAPEQRADAPLVSIVTVVFNGAATLERTIQSVLAQSYPNIEYIIVDGGSTDGTLEIIRRYEDRLSYWESARDKGIYDGMNKGVALCTGEWVGLINADDWYAPHSVERAMGAVRGKSGINIVHGDIWLEYPNGHSKVKRARLNGFLLKYWEMVLNHPSFFVRRSYYATHPFDITIKVSGDHKWTVDAWMETPRQFLYLAEPLAHFTAGGASMRVPLGRMLREGRLVSRAIGHGPFGVALSQLVRLALYVPQGLKLIFNQHVSPLAGKQQ